The Fimbriimonas ginsengisoli Gsoil 348 genome window below encodes:
- a CDS encoding AAA family ATPase: MNAAVTLTQGQLPEFLLHVAVSRPVFVWGPPGIGKSSLVQAFAAEVGLPCVSLLGSQLAPEDLIGVPQIENGCSVFRPPRQIARTEPYCLFLDELNACSHEVMKAFYSLVHERRIAEYVMPAGSVVIGAGNRSQDSAIVKPMPSALLNRMVHVHLRVSHREWLEWAGLNQIHPWVLEYIQTRPDHLWSQPPKHEEPFSTPRSWHMLSDALREYGEDVSEDQVEVLAFGCLTPHHAGQFKAFVKQNNSGYRLTAILRGEMRWPDKPEDRDVLYFLAQSLRGRLVKELPPEKGRLTATTQDLAIRGKGLITDLAGISMELAQMVVSEGDGGALPGWFVVELIRDLPRLAAKRDG, encoded by the coding sequence ATGAATGCAGCGGTTACCTTAACTCAGGGCCAGTTGCCCGAGTTCTTGCTGCACGTGGCGGTTTCTCGACCGGTGTTCGTGTGGGGACCGCCGGGGATTGGCAAATCTTCCCTCGTCCAGGCCTTCGCGGCCGAGGTCGGGCTGCCGTGCGTCTCCTTGCTCGGGAGTCAGCTCGCGCCCGAGGACCTGATCGGAGTTCCTCAGATCGAGAATGGGTGCAGCGTCTTCCGACCGCCGCGGCAGATTGCCCGGACGGAACCTTACTGCCTGTTCCTCGACGAACTGAACGCCTGCTCGCACGAGGTGATGAAGGCGTTCTACTCGCTGGTGCACGAGAGAAGGATCGCCGAGTACGTGATGCCCGCTGGCTCGGTCGTCATCGGCGCGGGAAACCGATCGCAAGACAGCGCCATCGTCAAGCCGATGCCATCGGCGCTGCTCAACCGCATGGTGCATGTCCACCTAAGGGTTTCGCACCGCGAATGGTTGGAGTGGGCGGGACTTAACCAGATTCACCCATGGGTGCTCGAATACATTCAGACGCGCCCCGACCACCTCTGGAGCCAGCCGCCCAAACACGAGGAGCCTTTCTCCACCCCACGCTCCTGGCACATGCTGAGCGATGCGCTTCGGGAATACGGAGAGGACGTCTCGGAAGATCAGGTCGAGGTTCTCGCCTTCGGCTGCCTCACCCCGCACCACGCCGGGCAGTTCAAGGCGTTCGTCAAGCAGAACAACTCCGGCTATCGCCTTACGGCGATCCTAAGAGGAGAGATGCGCTGGCCGGACAAGCCGGAAGACCGTGACGTTCTCTACTTCCTGGCCCAGAGCTTACGAGGCCGGCTCGTGAAAGAGCTTCCGCCAGAGAAGGGACGGCTTACCGCGACAACCCAGGACCTCGCGATCCGAGGAAAGGGGCTGATCACCGATCTGGCGGGCATCTCCATGGAACTGGCGCAGATGGTGGTCTCCGAGGGAGACGGCGGCGCGTTGCCGGGTTGGTTCGTGGTCGAGCTGATCCGCGATCTTCCGCGATTGGCGGCCAAGCGCGATGGCTAA
- a CDS encoding MmcQ/YjbR family DNA-binding protein has product MPNEVERIRALCLALPGVTEKLSHGEPTWFVKKSFVMFADHHHDDRLAFWCACTPEMQQAMIAAEPAKFFKPPYVGVRGWLGVYLDVPVDWDEVGDIVRQAYLLIAPKKLADQVT; this is encoded by the coding sequence ATGCCCAACGAAGTCGAAAGAATCCGGGCGCTTTGCTTGGCGCTGCCGGGGGTGACCGAGAAGCTGAGCCACGGCGAGCCGACCTGGTTCGTCAAGAAGAGCTTCGTCATGTTCGCCGACCATCACCACGACGACCGGCTGGCCTTCTGGTGCGCGTGTACGCCGGAGATGCAGCAGGCGATGATCGCGGCGGAGCCCGCGAAGTTCTTCAAGCCACCCTACGTCGGAGTGCGAGGATGGCTAGGCGTCTACCTGGACGTGCCGGTCGACTGGGACGAGGTCGGCGACATCGTGCGTCAGGCGTACCTCTTGATCGCTCCGAAGAAGCTGGCCGACCAAGTAACCTAG
- a CDS encoding bifunctional homocysteine S-methyltransferase/methylenetetrahydrofolate reductase, whose protein sequence is MRFTEALKRDFLIGDGANGTCLAERGFHRQPYDLANLQAPDLVREVHLEYFDAGADFVETNTFQANRIRLVDLTVDVRELNLAGARLAREAAGDRLVLGAIGPCGKPMEPIGHITEAEVGEAVREQAQALADGGVDGFILETYTDICELKVAVEAVQQVSSLPIIVSKAYIEDGEMLAEGLPVRCTKAMGELGVAAVGANCIVGPQRMLDLVRQIAESTELPIIAFPTPGLPQLVKGQIVYDTSPEYFAKAASRLVEEGAKIVGGCCGTTPAHIRALRRVLESGRIKPKPRTTVAAVTKERAPLATTEPSELAQKLGRKFVVAVEMDVPRGLNLNRLLAGARSLKISGADVINISDGARARLRMNPAAVSQIIQSQVGIEVTMHFSCRDRNLLAIQSDLLGWHALGLRNILAVTGDPANIGDYPSATSVFDIDSIGLCRILNRFNEGIDLAGYSVGVKCGFTIACAFNPRSLDPVLELDRLKRKVDAGASVVYTQPVFDDESADIAAKACDELGVPCLVGLLPLRSGRHTEFMHNEVPGIRIPEWLRQRMADAENDVDAVEIGLEEAQRLAVHIKSVAKGIYLMPPFGSHAIAERVMAAL, encoded by the coding sequence GTGCGTTTTACCGAGGCCCTAAAGCGGGACTTTCTGATCGGGGACGGGGCCAACGGCACCTGTCTGGCCGAACGTGGATTTCATCGGCAGCCGTACGATTTAGCCAACCTTCAGGCGCCCGATCTTGTCCGCGAAGTGCATCTCGAGTATTTCGACGCCGGCGCGGACTTCGTTGAAACGAACACGTTCCAGGCAAACCGGATCCGTTTGGTCGACCTGACCGTCGATGTCCGCGAGCTGAACCTCGCCGGCGCCCGTTTGGCCCGCGAGGCGGCGGGCGATCGCTTGGTGCTGGGCGCGATTGGACCTTGCGGCAAGCCGATGGAGCCGATCGGGCACATCACCGAGGCCGAGGTCGGCGAAGCGGTCCGCGAGCAGGCGCAGGCGTTGGCGGACGGTGGAGTCGACGGCTTCATCCTTGAAACCTACACCGATATCTGCGAGCTAAAGGTGGCCGTCGAGGCAGTTCAGCAGGTCTCCTCTCTGCCGATCATTGTCAGCAAGGCGTACATCGAAGATGGCGAGATGCTCGCGGAAGGGCTGCCGGTTCGGTGCACGAAGGCGATGGGGGAGTTGGGCGTCGCCGCGGTGGGCGCCAATTGCATCGTCGGACCGCAGAGGATGCTCGACTTGGTGAGGCAGATCGCCGAGTCGACCGAGCTCCCGATCATCGCCTTCCCCACGCCCGGTCTGCCTCAGCTCGTCAAGGGACAGATCGTTTACGACACCTCGCCGGAGTACTTCGCCAAGGCGGCCTCGCGCCTGGTGGAGGAGGGGGCCAAGATCGTCGGGGGGTGCTGCGGCACCACGCCCGCGCACATTCGGGCGTTGCGCCGGGTGCTGGAGTCGGGCCGGATCAAGCCGAAGCCGCGGACGACGGTGGCGGCGGTAACGAAGGAACGCGCCCCGCTGGCGACGACGGAGCCGAGTGAGCTGGCGCAAAAGCTGGGCCGGAAGTTCGTCGTCGCGGTGGAGATGGACGTTCCGCGGGGACTCAATTTGAACCGGCTCCTCGCCGGCGCCCGCTCGCTAAAGATCTCGGGCGCGGACGTGATCAACATCTCGGACGGAGCGCGGGCGCGCCTTCGGATGAACCCGGCGGCGGTTTCGCAAATCATCCAAAGCCAGGTGGGGATCGAGGTCACGATGCATTTCTCGTGCCGGGACCGGAACCTGCTCGCGATACAGAGCGACTTGCTGGGTTGGCACGCGCTCGGTCTGCGAAATATCCTCGCGGTAACCGGCGACCCGGCCAACATCGGCGACTACCCCAGCGCGACGAGCGTGTTCGACATCGATTCGATCGGCCTCTGCCGGATTCTCAATCGCTTTAACGAGGGGATCGACTTGGCCGGCTACTCGGTCGGCGTCAAGTGCGGCTTCACGATCGCATGCGCGTTCAACCCGCGCTCCCTCGATCCGGTGCTCGAGCTCGACCGATTGAAGCGAAAAGTCGACGCGGGAGCGAGCGTGGTGTACACGCAGCCGGTCTTCGACGACGAGAGCGCCGATATCGCGGCCAAAGCGTGCGACGAGCTTGGGGTTCCGTGTTTGGTCGGACTGCTTCCGTTGCGTTCGGGCCGGCATACCGAGTTCATGCACAACGAGGTCCCCGGAATCCGAATCCCGGAGTGGCTTCGGCAACGAATGGCGGACGCCGAGAACGACGTGGACGCGGTCGAGATAGGCCTCGAAGAGGCGCAGCGGCTGGCGGTCCACATCAAATCGGTCGCCAAAGGGATCTATCTGATGCCGCCCTTCGGCAGCCACGCCATCGCCGAACGAGTCATGGCCGCCCTATGA
- a CDS encoding metallophosphoesterase family protein, with the protein MHHVLVNRFRLASSAAFVALAATAGADTWTFVVAGDGRTNDKTPDFSGINLPILNKMVTAIKAEHPRFMLFTGDLVHGVYGLVKAPVDEQLDRWKKAVAPLYGVAIYPVRGNHETYGDKDGKIWMSKIKPIIDAGNVSYFKGEEGYSYSFATRDKSKTVVIAVDQFIHEHRVNLDELKQTLEKARKARAKNIFVFAHEMAFTCTAHGDDENMSKFKEDRDKFLDLLQRYSVRYFFAGHDHAYDWMEIRTPRWPSNYTLNQIVAGTAGAPFYTDKGYFGDHGAYELKRKEHKDSTYGYLLVTVDDKKGVTVTFKEIPQ; encoded by the coding sequence ATGCATCATGTTCTTGTGAACCGATTCCGACTTGCTTCCTCTGCCGCCTTCGTCGCCCTTGCCGCCACGGCGGGAGCCGATACGTGGACCTTCGTTGTGGCGGGAGATGGGCGAACGAACGATAAAACGCCTGACTTTTCGGGGATCAATCTTCCCATCCTCAACAAGATGGTCACCGCAATCAAGGCGGAGCATCCCCGCTTCATGCTTTTTACCGGCGACCTTGTCCACGGTGTCTACGGTCTGGTTAAGGCGCCCGTAGATGAGCAACTCGACCGTTGGAAGAAAGCGGTCGCGCCGCTCTACGGGGTGGCGATCTACCCGGTTCGCGGAAACCATGAGACGTACGGCGACAAAGATGGGAAGATCTGGATGAGCAAGATCAAGCCGATCATCGACGCTGGAAACGTTAGCTACTTCAAAGGCGAAGAGGGGTACAGCTACAGCTTTGCCACCCGGGATAAGTCGAAGACCGTGGTCATCGCCGTCGATCAGTTCATCCACGAGCATCGGGTCAACCTCGATGAGCTTAAGCAAACGCTCGAGAAGGCGAGGAAAGCGCGCGCGAAGAACATCTTCGTCTTCGCTCACGAAATGGCGTTCACCTGTACCGCTCACGGCGACGACGAGAATATGTCGAAGTTCAAGGAGGATCGCGATAAATTTCTCGATCTTCTGCAGCGTTACAGCGTCCGATACTTCTTCGCCGGGCATGACCACGCGTACGATTGGATGGAAATCAGGACCCCCCGGTGGCCGTCTAACTACACGCTCAATCAGATCGTCGCCGGTACCGCGGGAGCGCCGTTCTATACCGATAAAGGTTACTTCGGCGACCACGGCGCCTATGAGCTCAAGCGAAAGGAGCACAAGGACAGCACCTACGGATATCTGCTCGTGACGGTCGACGATAAGAAGGGCGTCACCGTCACCTTCAAAGAAATCCCGCAATAG
- a CDS encoding DUF2201 family putative metallopeptidase, with protein MAKQKSGPPKMDPAAAAYFAGLEIAKRLPICNALLSRVEIIRDKRSQCPRDGWAIVYQSGRIDVHPSRRGEPKEWAYVLAHCVLHLGFDHFAIDREGDRTWQAACDVVIERFLNDLKAGASPFLPIGLPGGSEEAIYRNFKQNGVPPEIFERGMGGEGPDMIFDGPPRSSWYYGATHYPTILARGLVQAVEDAVEIAAGYRTATKKTVTTAQRAQKWFLSSFPLLGAMAAAFTLVEDPKICQRLNIAVAAVDAAAREIFMNPAAAMDELECRFVIAHEILHVGLRHQERCAGRDPFLWNVACDFVINGWLLEMGVGAIPSFGGLHDPELKGLNAEAIYDRIVRDIRTYRKLATVRGVGLCDILGPADGLRGASVDLDDFYRRALAQGLSLHQQKPRGLLPAGLVEEIEALSVPPIPWDVRLAQWFDGYFGPLESRRTYSRASRRQSATPDIPRPRVVEIPESALERTFGVVLDTSGSMSASMLAQALGTVSSYAMSRQVPFVRLIFCDAATYDEGYLPPEAIAGRVRVRGRGGTVLQPGIDLLERAADFPKDGPILIITDAECDRFRSRRDHAIVVPIGARLPFVPHCPVFEMEKP; from the coding sequence ATGGCTAAGCAGAAGAGCGGTCCTCCCAAGATGGACCCGGCTGCCGCGGCCTACTTTGCGGGACTGGAAATTGCAAAGCGACTTCCGATTTGCAACGCGCTTCTTTCGCGAGTCGAAATCATCCGGGATAAGCGGAGCCAATGCCCGCGCGACGGATGGGCGATCGTATATCAGAGTGGGCGAATCGACGTTCATCCAAGTCGCCGCGGCGAGCCGAAAGAGTGGGCGTACGTTCTCGCGCACTGCGTCTTACATCTAGGCTTCGACCACTTCGCGATCGATCGCGAGGGCGACCGCACCTGGCAAGCCGCCTGCGACGTCGTGATCGAACGGTTCCTCAACGACCTCAAGGCGGGCGCCTCGCCGTTTCTTCCGATTGGATTGCCGGGAGGCTCGGAGGAAGCGATCTATCGGAACTTCAAGCAAAACGGAGTTCCGCCCGAGATCTTCGAGCGTGGGATGGGGGGTGAGGGACCGGACATGATCTTCGATGGACCTCCCCGGTCGAGTTGGTACTACGGCGCGACCCATTACCCGACAATTCTCGCTCGAGGGCTCGTGCAAGCGGTGGAAGACGCGGTGGAGATCGCCGCCGGATATAGGACCGCCACGAAGAAGACCGTAACCACCGCTCAGAGAGCCCAGAAGTGGTTCCTCTCCAGTTTCCCCCTCCTCGGTGCGATGGCCGCCGCCTTTACCCTCGTCGAAGACCCCAAGATCTGTCAGCGCCTTAATATCGCGGTGGCGGCCGTGGACGCCGCCGCCCGCGAGATTTTTATGAATCCCGCGGCGGCCATGGACGAGCTCGAGTGCCGGTTCGTAATCGCCCACGAGATCCTGCACGTTGGACTGCGGCATCAAGAGCGGTGTGCCGGGCGCGACCCGTTCCTATGGAATGTCGCCTGCGACTTCGTGATCAACGGATGGCTGCTGGAAATGGGGGTTGGAGCCATCCCCTCGTTCGGCGGGCTGCACGACCCCGAGTTGAAGGGGCTGAACGCGGAGGCGATCTACGACCGGATCGTGCGGGATATCCGGACCTACCGAAAGCTCGCGACCGTCCGGGGAGTCGGTCTTTGCGACATCCTCGGTCCGGCCGACGGCCTCCGAGGGGCAAGTGTCGATCTCGACGACTTCTATCGAAGGGCGTTGGCGCAAGGGCTGTCGCTACACCAACAAAAACCGCGCGGGTTGTTGCCGGCAGGGCTGGTTGAAGAGATCGAAGCGCTCTCCGTGCCGCCGATCCCCTGGGACGTCAGGCTCGCCCAATGGTTCGACGGCTACTTTGGCCCATTAGAAAGCCGCCGAACTTATAGTCGGGCAAGCCGGCGTCAGTCTGCCACGCCGGATATTCCGCGTCCCCGCGTCGTTGAAATTCCCGAATCGGCTCTAGAGCGAACGTTTGGCGTCGTGTTGGACACCTCGGGTTCGATGAGTGCGAGCATGCTTGCTCAGGCCTTGGGAACGGTCAGCAGCTATGCGATGTCGCGGCAAGTCCCGTTCGTAAGGCTCATCTTCTGCGACGCCGCAACCTACGACGAGGGATATCTTCCGCCCGAGGCGATCGCCGGACGGGTGCGCGTGCGGGGACGGGGCGGGACGGTTCTCCAGCCCGGAATCGACCTCCTGGAAAGAGCCGCGGATTTTCCCAAAGACGGCCCGATCCTTATCATTACCGACGCGGAATGCGACCGCTTCCGCTCCCGCCGGGACCACGCGATCGTCGTCCCGATCGGAGCTCGCCTCCCCTTCGTCCCTCATTGCCCGGTTTTCGAAATGGAGAAGCCGTGA
- a CDS encoding MFS transporter, whose product MRVRAFRDLWLGQAISQMGDAFYFVAFMFMVKKVTGSDAMVGAVGALETLPFLLFGPYAGVLADRIDRRKIMLVSDVVSGGALVLFSASIAVLGKPAVPTLLMVPFFLSSFRVFFMPAKSAAIPSLVPAAQLTSANALSMTTQNLMQLISLGLTAGVLSLLFALSPSLFYLTTVGLNSVSFFVSAYFIGRLPRVMPNRKDAHETHVWQDLKNGVGYLRSRHDLVVLTILLAVFRLSVAPFFVVYLAANDKWFGGKPQTIAWFEFAFVAGMVASGSYAGRLKPRYPARGFCIGLALVGVTVGLMGFSPYVSLFILWNVIAGLAIPIADVPITTYVQLSVPDAYRGRVNAVREMISVGVMPISMGLAGLIVARTGVEIAFMLMGSGMSLSCLLGLLDRRFRNIEMPETATPEKFVPTREEAPMATLI is encoded by the coding sequence TTGCGCGTTCGCGCCTTCCGCGATCTCTGGCTTGGCCAGGCGATCTCGCAGATGGGCGACGCGTTCTATTTCGTGGCCTTCATGTTCATGGTGAAGAAGGTCACCGGGTCCGACGCGATGGTCGGCGCGGTGGGCGCGCTCGAGACGTTGCCGTTTCTGCTGTTCGGCCCCTACGCCGGCGTGCTCGCCGACCGGATCGACCGGCGGAAGATCATGCTGGTCTCAGACGTCGTAAGCGGCGGCGCGCTGGTCCTCTTTAGCGCCTCCATCGCAGTGCTCGGTAAACCGGCGGTCCCGACTTTGTTGATGGTCCCGTTCTTCCTGTCGTCGTTCCGGGTTTTCTTCATGCCGGCCAAGAGCGCCGCAATTCCGTCGCTGGTACCGGCCGCCCAATTGACGAGCGCGAACGCCCTGAGCATGACCACGCAGAACCTGATGCAGCTCATCAGTCTCGGCCTCACCGCCGGGGTGCTGAGCCTCCTCTTCGCGCTCTCGCCCAGCTTGTTCTATCTCACGACGGTCGGTCTGAACTCCGTCTCGTTCTTCGTCTCCGCCTACTTCATCGGACGCCTACCGAGAGTGATGCCCAATCGAAAGGACGCGCATGAAACGCATGTTTGGCAGGACCTTAAGAACGGAGTCGGATACCTGCGCTCGCGGCACGACTTGGTAGTGTTGACCATCCTGCTCGCGGTCTTCCGGCTGTCGGTCGCCCCGTTCTTTGTGGTCTACTTGGCGGCGAACGATAAGTGGTTCGGCGGTAAGCCGCAGACGATCGCCTGGTTCGAGTTCGCGTTCGTCGCCGGTATGGTCGCGTCGGGAAGCTACGCCGGCCGGCTCAAACCCCGGTACCCGGCCCGCGGATTCTGCATCGGTTTGGCGCTCGTGGGAGTCACCGTCGGGTTGATGGGGTTCAGCCCCTACGTTTCACTGTTCATCCTGTGGAACGTAATCGCCGGGCTGGCCATCCCGATCGCCGACGTCCCGATCACGACCTACGTCCAGCTCTCCGTTCCCGACGCCTATCGGGGACGAGTCAATGCGGTACGCGAGATGATCTCAGTGGGCGTCATGCCGATCAGCATGGGTTTGGCGGGCCTGATCGTAGCCCGAACCGGAGTCGAAATCGCGTTCATGCTGATGGGCTCAGGCATGTCCCTCTCCTGCCTCCTCGGCCTCCTCGACCGCCGCTTCCGCAACATCGAAATGCCCGAGACCGCAACGCCCGAAAAGTTCGTGCCCACCCGCGAAGAAGCACCAATGGCCACCCTCATCTAG
- a CDS encoding transposase → MPQSLANVLVHAVFSTKDRRPVLTSDVQEELFPYLIAVLRNDGSPSIQVGGYLDHIHVLFQLSRTKTLASTIGNVKTSSSSWLKTKRPYLRDFAWQSGYAAFSVDPVHCGGVVSYIQNQEAHHRTLSFQEEMRKFFAESGIEFDEKYVWD, encoded by the coding sequence ATGCCACAGAGTCTCGCCAACGTGCTCGTCCACGCCGTGTTCAGCACAAAGGACCGTCGGCCGGTTCTGACCAGCGACGTCCAAGAAGAGCTCTTTCCTTACCTTATCGCCGTGCTCCGAAACGATGGTTCGCCTTCCATCCAGGTGGGAGGATATCTCGACCACATCCACGTCCTATTTCAGCTTTCCCGAACGAAAACCCTCGCCTCGACGATCGGCAATGTCAAGACGAGCTCGTCGAGTTGGCTTAAGACGAAAAGGCCGTACCTCAGAGACTTCGCTTGGCAAAGCGGATACGCGGCGTTCTCTGTCGATCCGGTCCATTGCGGGGGTGTCGTGTCGTACATCCAGAACCAGGAGGCGCACCACCGAACGCTGTCCTTTCAAGAGGAGATGAGAAAGTTCTTCGCTGAGAGCGGCATCGAGTTCGACGAGAAGTACGTCTGGGATTAG
- a CDS encoding cyanophycinase, which yields MSRLLLSIFALLALAAAASAQTLGPAKGNLVIVGGGAMGLEIWARFIELAGGVDKAEVVVIPTAGMSVPDDGKTPETRTPDVLKRLGVTHVTVLHTTDRKVADSEEFVAPLKTATAVWFDGGRQWHLADSYLGTRTQKEFDALLERGGVVGGSSAGATIQGEYLWRGDTSGPEKGEGDHTVGFAFLKGSAIDQHILARNRQFDLIPFIEKHPNYLGIGINEGTAIVVHGDQFEVIGASYVAITDARQWQPDAKSPNDAAHKGKIYFLGKGQKFDLASRRIVAPRRQG from the coding sequence ATGAGTCGCCTTCTACTTTCGATCTTCGCCCTCCTCGCTCTTGCCGCGGCCGCGTCCGCGCAGACGCTTGGGCCAGCGAAGGGGAATTTGGTGATCGTTGGGGGCGGGGCGATGGGGCTCGAGATTTGGGCGAGATTTATCGAGTTGGCGGGCGGCGTCGATAAGGCGGAGGTGGTGGTTATTCCCACGGCGGGAATGAGTGTTCCGGACGATGGGAAAACGCCGGAGACGAGAACGCCGGATGTATTGAAGCGACTTGGAGTGACGCACGTCACGGTGCTCCACACCACCGACCGCAAGGTCGCCGACTCCGAAGAGTTCGTGGCGCCGCTTAAGACGGCGACGGCGGTTTGGTTCGATGGCGGAAGGCAGTGGCACCTCGCCGACTCCTACCTCGGCACCCGGACTCAGAAGGAGTTCGACGCCCTGCTGGAACGCGGCGGCGTGGTGGGCGGCTCGTCGGCGGGGGCCACCATCCAGGGCGAATACCTTTGGCGCGGCGACACTTCGGGGCCGGAGAAGGGAGAGGGGGACCACACTGTCGGCTTCGCGTTCCTGAAAGGTTCGGCGATCGACCAGCACATCCTGGCCCGGAACCGGCAGTTCGATCTGATCCCTTTCATCGAGAAGCATCCGAACTACCTCGGCATCGGCATCAACGAGGGGACGGCGATCGTGGTGCATGGAGACCAATTCGAGGTGATCGGGGCGAGCTACGTGGCGATTACGGATGCGAGGCAGTGGCAACCCGACGCAAAGTCGCCGAACGATGCCGCGCACAAGGGGAAAATCTACTTCCTCGGTAAAGGGCAGAAGTTCGATCTGGCCAGCCGGAGAATCGTCGCTCCGCGCCGCCAGGGATGA
- a CDS encoding lytic transglycosylase domain-containing protein: MQKRSAVAGVITLIHLGVVASALSQAIPTSRQADLRARAEAATRPFADAIKEHADEFAVDPALIVSVIAVESMGDPNAVSRSGAMGLMQLMPATCSDYGVMQPFDPDQNIRGGASLLSRHSIRYNGDLRKVLAAYNAGPRHVADGSWQRIPETRRYVPAVLAYYSALKAFGDTLPAYMKPGQATSDPLPPAAPVEYTPPVRYLDTMFYVVHEAQLKVDPAGVAENGTLGNAADALMTDYLAGKFAAKEIQSKASRRLAAGQFQMKTLKAVCLTTTDPDGFNAAWAKQDPAPGNMVGLAHGLKNGTHVWIVLLASV, encoded by the coding sequence ATGCAGAAGCGGTCCGCAGTCGCCGGCGTTATCACCCTCATTCACCTCGGCGTCGTCGCTTCGGCATTGTCCCAAGCCATACCCACGAGCCGCCAGGCCGATCTGCGGGCCCGCGCGGAGGCCGCAACCCGGCCTTTTGCCGACGCCATCAAAGAGCATGCCGACGAGTTCGCCGTCGACCCCGCGTTGATCGTTTCTGTGATCGCGGTCGAGAGCATGGGCGACCCGAACGCGGTCTCTCGATCCGGCGCCATGGGCTTGATGCAGTTGATGCCCGCGACCTGCTCCGACTACGGCGTGATGCAGCCGTTCGATCCGGATCAGAACATCCGGGGCGGCGCTTCCCTACTCTCGCGCCACTCCATCCGATATAACGGCGACCTGCGCAAGGTGCTCGCCGCCTACAACGCCGGTCCTCGCCACGTGGCGGACGGCTCCTGGCAAAGAATCCCGGAAACCCGCAGATATGTACCGGCAGTTCTGGCGTACTACTCCGCTCTGAAGGCGTTCGGCGACACTCTCCCTGCCTACATGAAGCCCGGCCAAGCGACCTCCGATCCGCTTCCGCCGGCCGCTCCCGTGGAGTACACCCCTCCGGTCCGCTACCTGGACACGATGTTCTATGTGGTTCACGAAGCCCAGTTGAAAGTGGACCCAGCGGGGGTTGCGGAGAATGGAACCCTGGGTAACGCCGCTGATGCTCTGATGACCGACTACCTCGCGGGCAAGTTCGCCGCAAAAGAGATTCAGTCGAAGGCCTCGCGCCGCCTCGCCGCCGGTCAGTTCCAAATGAAAACGCTAAAAGCGGTCTGCCTCACGACGACCGATCCCGACGGCTTCAACGCCGCCTGGGCCAAGCAGGATCCCGCCCCCGGCAACATGGTCGGCCTCGCTCACGGCCTCAAGAACGGAACCCACGTCTGGATCGTACTCCTCGCGAGCGTGTAG
- a CDS encoding helix-turn-helix domain-containing protein encodes MKLPIGPPSKKRDPASRWTTKLVKNGWTPIADDFLAHYTDLVPQITSMEAMLIVHLMQHKWDAKAPYPGFETLAKRMGMTSTAVRNHARSLEKKGYLKREPRVSQTNRFHLDGLFRKLEAYIEAHPPKQKRSEFKLDLSAFE; translated from the coding sequence ATGAAACTACCCATAGGACCTCCATCGAAAAAACGTGATCCCGCTTCACGGTGGACAACCAAACTCGTCAAGAACGGCTGGACGCCGATCGCGGATGATTTTCTCGCCCACTATACCGATCTCGTGCCGCAAATAACCTCCATGGAAGCTATGCTGATCGTGCATCTCATGCAACATAAGTGGGACGCCAAGGCTCCCTATCCGGGATTTGAAACGCTGGCCAAGCGAATGGGGATGACGTCGACGGCGGTTCGAAACCACGCCCGCAGTCTGGAGAAGAAGGGGTATCTAAAGCGCGAACCGCGTGTATCCCAAACCAACCGCTTTCACCTCGATGGTTTGTTTCGAAAGCTTGAGGCTTATATCGAAGCTCATCCGCCGAAGCAGAAACGCTCTGAATTTAAACTGGATTTGAGCGCCTTCGAGTAA
- a CDS encoding DUF1559 domain-containing protein produces MRKLAFTLIELLVVIAIIAILAAILFPVFAQAKEAAKSTACLSNSKQLALGLTLYANDEEDRLPAATEHGGGDGTGELTGQTWLDTVQPYIKARLLYRCPTDASPLWNRSEDPRLTSYGINAYVTYNHEPYFGPALSSFTHPAETVLGAELADSVDEDHFMPMYWGNPPRLVDSDKQDEQWDAESRLPKALAIKRHHNGANYPLSDGHARWMRFEQTWRQDAGQPPAVDFYDPLRP; encoded by the coding sequence TTGCGCAAACTCGCCTTCACGCTCATCGAGCTTCTCGTCGTCATTGCCATCATCGCGATCCTCGCCGCCATCCTTTTCCCCGTGTTCGCGCAGGCAAAGGAAGCGGCCAAGTCCACCGCGTGCCTCAGCAACTCTAAGCAGCTCGCCCTTGGGCTCACTCTTTACGCCAACGACGAGGAAGACCGGCTTCCGGCCGCAACCGAGCACGGCGGCGGCGACGGTACCGGAGAGCTCACCGGTCAGACCTGGCTCGACACGGTACAGCCCTACATCAAAGCGCGCCTCCTGTACCGCTGTCCGACCGACGCGTCTCCTCTCTGGAATCGGAGCGAGGATCCTCGCCTGACAAGCTACGGGATCAACGCGTACGTCACCTACAACCACGAGCCTTATTTCGGCCCAGCTCTGTCGTCGTTCACGCATCCGGCGGAGACGGTACTGGGGGCGGAGCTCGCCGACAGTGTGGATGAGGACCACTTCATGCCGATGTACTGGGGGAATCCTCCCCGGCTCGTCGACTCCGATAAGCAGGACGAACAGTGGGATGCCGAGTCGCGACTTCCCAAGGCGCTCGCGATCAAGCGACACCACAACGGGGCCAATTATCCGCTTTCCGACGGACATGCCCGGTGGATGCGGTTCGAGCAAACTTGGCGGCAAGATGCCGGACAGCCCCCGGCGGTGGATTTCTACGACCCGCTCCGCCCCTGA